Within Hydrogenoanaerobacterium saccharovorans, the genomic segment GGTAGTAATGCTCGCAGTATTTAATCCAACCGGGTGAGCATGAAGTAATCATCGGCAACACACCGCCGTTTTGTACACGCTCAATCAGCTCGTTTGCCTCTTCAACAATGGTGAGGTCGGCTGCAAGGTCGGTATCAAATACAAGGTCAAAGCCCAGTCTGCGCAGAGCAGCAACCATTTTGCCCTCTACATCGGTACCGATGGGCAAACCAAAGCACTCGCCCAGTGTTGCACGGATAGAAGGAGCTGTTTGTACCAGAGCAATCTTTTCAGGATCTGCAATGGCTTGACGCACTTCTTCAGTCGAATCTTTTTCGTACAGTGCACCTGTGGGGCATACGGTGATGCACTGACCACAGCTGATGCAGGTGGTTTCTCCCAACGGGGTTTCAAATGCACAGCCAATTTCGGTTTTAAATCCGCGCTCGTTTGCACCGATTACGCCTACGCCCTGGTTTTTAGAGCACACCGCTACACAGCGGCGGCAAAGAATACATTTGCTGTTGTCACGCACCATGTGTGCAGCAGAAGTATCCAACTCGTATTGGTTTACCTCGCCCTCAAAACGGTGCTCGTCTTCTACGCCGAACTCTTTACAGAGTGTTTGCAGCTCGCAATCTCCGCTGCGTACGCACGAAAGGCATTTTTTATTATGAGTTGAGAGCACAAGCTCCAAATTGGTTTTTCTGCTTTCCAGCACCTTGGGCGTGTTGGTGAAAACCTCCATACCCTCGTTTACCGGATAAACGCAAGCGGTAACAAGGCTTCTTGCGCCTTTTACTTCAACCATACAAATACGGCATGCGCCGATTTCGTTGATTTCTTTTAGGTAACAAAGTGTGGGGATATTGATGCCGGCAACCCGTGCAGCCTCAAGAATCGTAGAACCTTTCGGCACGGACAAGGGCATACCGTTGATTTTAATATTAACCATATCCATTGATGGTACACTCCCTTCTTATTTCTTAACAATCGCGCCAAAACGGCATTTCTCCATACAAGCACCGCATTTCACGCATTTGTGAACATCGATCTTGTGAGGTTTCTTGACTTCGCCTGTAATCGCACCTGCAGGACATGCACGTGCACAAAGGGTACAGCCCTTACATTTGTCTTCAATGATAGAATAACGCAGCAGGTCTTTACATACACCCGCAGGGCATTTTTTGTCTTTGATATGTGCAATATATTCATCTTCAAAGAAATGGAGTGTAGACAAAACAGGGTTGGGGGCAGTTTGGCCCAAGCCGCACAGCGAATTTTCTTTGATGAATTGAGAGAGGTCTTTTAGGCGCTGGATGTCCTCCATCTCGCCCTTGCCCTTTGTAATTCTGTCCAGAATTTCGTAAAGACGTTTGGTACCAATACGGCAGGGAGCACATTTGCCGCAACTCTCGTCAACGGTAAATTCTAGGAAGAACTTTGCAATATCCACCATACAAGTGTCTTCGTCCATAACAATCAAGCCGCCCGAGCCCATCATAGAGCCGATGGAAATCAGGTTGTCGTAGTCAATCTCAATATCAAGGTGGCTTGCAGGGATACAACCGCCGGAAGGTCCGCCGGTTTGCGCAGCCTTAAATTTTTTGCCGTTGGGGATACCGCCGCCGATTTCTTCAACGATTTCGCGCAGGGTGGTGCCCATAGGTACTTCAACCAAACCGGTATTGTGGATTTTACCGCCTACCGCGAACACTTTGGTGCCCGCAGATTTTTCGGTACCCATCGAACGGAACCAGTCGGCACCTTTGAGTATAATTTGCGGGATATTTGCATAAGTCTCCACGTTGTTGAGCACGGAGGGTTTGCCGAACAAGCCTTTGACTGCCGGGAACGGAGGACGGGGTCTCGGTTCACCGCGATGGCCTTCAATCGAGGTCATCAAAGCGGTTTCCTCACCGCATACAAATGCGCCCGCCCCCAAACGGATGTCCAAATCAAAATCAAAACCGGTTCCCAAAATGTTTTTGCCCAGCAAACCGATTTCTTTTGCTTGATTAATCGCAATTTGCAAACGTTTTACCGCAATGGGGTACTCTGCACGAACATAAACAAAGCCTTGGTTCGCACCGATTGCATAACCGGCAATTGCCATAGCCTCAATCAGTACATGGGGGTCGCCCTCCAAAACAGAACGATCCATAAACGCACCGGGGTCACCCTCGTCGGCATTGCAGGCAACGTATTTTTGATCGTTTTCAGAAGCTTTTGCAAAGCTCCATTTCAGCCCTGTCGGGAACCCTGCACCGCCGCGTCCGCGCAGGCCTGAATCTTTTATAAGCTGTATGACGTCATCGGGGGTCATTTCGGTCAAAACTTTGCCGAGTGCCTGATATCCGTCGTAAGCTATGTACTCGTTAATATTTTCAGGGTCGATAACACCGCAGTTTTTCAGTGCAACACGGTGCTGTTTTTTGTAAAACTGTGTTTCGTTAAGCGACTGGATTCCGTCTTTATGAACGGTTTCATCATAAAGCAGTCTGGTTACAATGCGGCCCTTTATAAGATGCTCGGATACAATTTCAGGGATGTCTTCCGCTTTGACTCTGGAATAGAATGCGCCCTCGGGATAAATAATCATGATGGGGCCCAATGCACACAAACCAAAGCAACCCGTTTTAATTACCTTTACTTCTTCAGCAAGCCCCGCCTGCTTAATTTCAGCTTCCAGCGCGCTGACGATATGTTCACTGCCTGACGACGTACAACCGGTGCCGCCGCAAACAAGTACGTGAGAACGATACATAATCCGCTTCCTCCTTATTTCGCAATTGCTCCGATTGTGTACTCGCTAACCGGATTGCCGTTTACGATATGGTCGCTCACAATTTTCGCAACCTTTTCGGGTGTCATTTTTACATAGGTAACTTTTTCTTTGCCCGGTACATAAACCTCAACAACCGGCTCGTATTGGCAAATGCCGATGCAGCCTGTTTGTGCTATGGTTACATGGCTTAGTTTTCTTTTCGTAACCTCTTCAGAAAACGCAGTTAATACCGGACGTGCGCCTGCAGCTATGCCGCATGTCGCCATACCCACTACTACTCTGATATTATCCAAATCATCGTGACGAACGCCCATATTGGCTTTCATCTGGTCACGTAATGCTTGAAGTTCAGCTAAACTTTTCATATGGTATCTGTACCTCCGTTCAAATTTTCGGTGTTTTCTCGGATATAGCTTTTGATAAACTCCATTACCTGAGGGACATTCAGCGGCACATCACCAAGCACATTGGTAAAATCACGCGTGCTTACCGTAAAAACTTCCCCATCCACTTTGCGTGTATACACAAAATTGATATCGGGGTTGCAGCTGATGAGGCAGCACATGGTTTCTGCCATATCACCCAGCGGCATTCGGTCTATGTGCGAGAGTATAAATTCACCGGTAACGGTCGTTCCTTCCCCCACCTGCGACTGAATGTTGAACCACCCGCCGGTCATTTCTGCTGCCATTTTAAAAAACGGTACCCCAAGCCCCACCTTACGGGTGGTTCGGGTGGTGTAAAACGGGTCTATCACCCTTTGTACCACCTCTTGAGTCATACCGCAGCCGTTGTCGTCTATGGTAATTGTCATTTTATCGCGCAGTTTGTCTTCCGATACATTAATATGTATCTCAGACGCACCCGCCTTCACAGAATTTTGCGCTATATCCAAAATGTTGAGCGATAACTCCTGCATAACAGTTTATTTGTCGGCGTATTTTGCCAAAATGGTATCTATGTCATCGGGAACCAGTCTGCCGTAAACTTCGTCGTTAATCGTCATAACAGGGGCAAGTCCGCATGCGCCGATGCAGCGGCATGCTTCGAGAGAGAATTTGCCGTCGGGGGTGCATTCGCCGCCCTGAATGCCAAGTTTTTTCATCAGTCTGTCGTAAACGTCGCCAGAACCTTTTACGTAGCAGGCGGTGCCTAAGCAAACCGAAATTTTGTACTGACCCTTTGGGTTCAGCGAGAATTGCGAGTAGAATGTAACTACACCGTAAACTTCTTCTAATGGAATACCGAGACCCAATGCAATAATTTTCTGAACTTCAATGGGCAGGTAGCCGTAAATCCCCTGTGCTTCCTGCAAAATAGGCATCAGAGCGCCTCTTTGCTCCTTATGGTTTTCTATTACTTTAAGGAGCGCTTCTTCCTGTTCCTTTGTACCCTGAAACGGAACACATGTTTTAGCCATCAAATATACCTCCTTGGTGTGCCAAAGACGTACCCACGCGAACCCTAATGCGTGCATGCACGATACCCCAGCATATTTAGTTAAAATTATATCAGAGTCAACTCTAAAAATCTACTGCTTTTGCGTAATAATTTATAAAAAATTAGGTTTTTTTCGTTTCTTTTTCACTTTGTTCGCTTCTGTATCAAAATATTATTGTGCATATTGCATAATATATTGTTAAAATTATATCAAATAATCGTACCTTTGTTTACTCTTTATATACAAAATTGGTTTCACTGCCTTGGTTTGTTTTGTTTGCTTTTCCCATATATTTAATGATATAATAGCTATATAAAAATTGTTCTTGAGTTTTGGCGGAGAACCGCTTGGCCTATCTTTTCAGAATCGGGGGGTAAACCATGACAATTGGTGATATTAAACAAATTTTAAAAGCAGAAATTCTATGCGAAGGCGAGTCGATGCAACGCGAGGTGCACACCGCTTGCGGCAGTGACATGATGAGCGACGTACTGGCATTTGTGAAAGACCAATCTGTACTGCTGACAGGGCTTGTAAACCCACAGGTTATTCGCACCGCCGAAATGATGGATATTATCTGCGTTGTTTTTGTGCGCGGAAAAATGCCGGACTCCACTATCGTTGCACTTGCGCAAGAGCGCGGCATCACTGTGCTTGCAACCCCTTACCGTATGTTTACTTCGTGTGGGTTACTATATGATAACGGACTGCGGGGAGGTTGCGATTTTTAGTGACACAGGCGCTTACATTTGAATATACGGTGCCGGGAGATGATTTTACACGCGCGGGCGAAGCATCCTCCAGCATTAAAAAAATGCTCAAACAAATTGGGCTTGCACCAGAAGTTATCCGTAAGGTTGCCATTGCAGTGTACGAGGGCGAAATCAACATGGTCATCCATGCAGGCGGCGGCGAAATTACCGTTAACGTCACTTCAGACGAAGTCAGCATGACTCTTACGGATAAAGGCCCCGGTATTGCCGACATCAGCCTCGCCATGCGCGAGGGCTGGAGCACCGCACCCGACGATGTGCGCTCGCTTGGCTTTGGCGCAGGTATGGGGTTGCCCAATATGAAAAAATACACCGATGAAATGACAATCGAAAGCACCCTGGGCGTTGGCACCACAGTGAAAATGCGTGTTTATGTAAAACAGTAGTTTGTTCTTAGTAGCAACCTGCTTAGCGGAGGTGATATCCCGATGGAGACGAAATTCTTCCATTCGGTTACCCTTGATAAAGATGCCTGCAAAGGCTGTATCAACTGCATTAAGCGCTGCCCCACCGAAGCGATTCGCGTGCGCGGAGGCAAGGCAAAAATCCTTTCGGACCGCTGTATTGATTGCGGCGAATGCATTCGAGTATGCCCGCACCATGCCAAAAAACCGATTTTTGACAGCATGGAGATGCTTGATAACTACAAATATAAAATTGCTCTGCCCGCCCCCGCTTTGTACGGGCAGTTTAACAACCTTGATGACATCGACATCGTATTGGGCGCCCTGATTAAGCTGGGCTTTGACGATGTATTTGAAGTTGCAAAGGCGGCCGAGATGGTGTCTGACGCAACGCGCAAGATGCTCAGCGAGGGGCATTTGGAGCGCCCTGTCATCAGTTCGGCATGCCCTGTTGTAACCAGATTGATTCGCGTACGTTTTCCCGACCTTATCAGCAAAGTTCTGCCCATGCTTGCACCGGTAGAAATTGCTGCACGTATGGCAAAAAAACACGCGGTAGAGGCACTGGGCTACAAACCCGATGAAGTGGGTGCTTTTTTTATTTCGCCCTGCCCCGCCAAAGTAACCGCCGTAAAAATGCCCCTCGGTACCCGAAAAAGCGTGATTGACGGGGTACTTGCCATCAGTGACCTTTACCCCAAGCTTATTCTCGCCATGAAAGACGTTGCCGCTTCGCCCAAAGAAATGGTTTCGGTAGGGCGTATGGGTGTTGGCTGGGGCAGCAGCGGCGGTGAGGCATATGCCCTGCTGAACGACCGCTACTTGGCAGCGGACGGCATCGAAAATGTAATTAAAGTGCTTGAGGACTTGGAAGACCAAAAATACTCCGACCTCGATTTCGTAGAACTCAATGCTTGTTCGGCAGGCTGTGTGGGCGGTGTACTCACGGTAGAGAACCCCTACATTGCCAAAGCAAAGCTGAAACGCATCCGCAAATATTTGCCCGTCTCGTGCAATCGTATCGGCGACAATATCCCCGCCTATGTTAAATTTGATACTCCGCTTGAATACGAACCGGTAATGGAGCTGGACCCTGATGTTTCGGTGGCAATGGCCAAGCTTTCCGAGCTGCAAAAAATCGCATCCACCTTTCAGGGTATCGACTGCGGTGCTTGCGGTGCACCCAGCTGCAAAGCGCTTGCAGAAGATGTTGTACGCGGCTATGCCACCCCCGATGACTGTATTTTCCGCCTCAAAACACATATGCGCGAAATTGCATCTTCCCTCGCACAAATCGAGGGGCACATCCCGCTCAGCTTTAAAGGCGGAGACGGTACAGGCGGCAGTTCCAACGATATCTAATGTGTTATCATAAACAGTGAGGACTGATGGTATGAATGTAGAACAAGTTGCATCCAAATGCGGTTTCGAAATTGTCTGCGGGGGCGAAGGGCTCCTCCGCGAGGTTACATGTGTATTTTGCTGCGACCTGCTGAGCTGGGCAATGAGCAGAGCACCCGAGAACAGCGCTTGGGTCACCGTGATGGGCAACATTAATGCAATAGCCGTTGCCGTGCTTGCCGATACCGCCTGTATTGTGCTTGCCGAAAACGCTGCAATGGACGAAGACGCGGTGAAAAAAGCAGCTGCACAAGGGGTTGCCGTATTGCGCACACAAAAACCCGCTTTTGAGGCAGCACTCGCCGTGCACGAGGCAATCGGCTAATGTTTTACGATGTCCATATTCATTCGGCGCTTTCCCCCTGCGGCGATAACGAAATGACACCCAACAACATTGTAAATATGGCGGTGCTCAAAGGGCTAAATGTCATCGCCCTTACCGACCACAACTCATGTAAAAATTGCCCCGCGATTGTAAAGGCGGCAGAAAACAGCCCATTAACGGTGCTGTGCGGAATGGAAATCAATACAACCGAAGAAATTCACGCAGTGTGCCTTTTTCCAACGCTGCAAAAAGCACTGACATTTGATGCGTACGTGTACGAGCGTTTGCCCAACATTGCAAACAACCCTGTTATTTTTGGTGAACAACGCATTTATGATGCTCAAGACCGTATTATTGGTTATGAACCCAAGCTGCTTATCAACGCATGCAGCATCAGCATTATGGAGCTTTCGGGTTTAATGCAGCAATTCGGTGGCATTTGTTTCCCCGCTCATATCGAAAAAAGCTCGTACAGCATTACGTCCAGCCTTGGCATGGTGCCGCCCGAGTGCGGTTTCACCGTTTTCGAAGTAAAAGATTTGAGCCGTTTGCCACAGGTTTTAGCCTTGCTGCCCGATGCATCTTCATTGATATTGCACAACTCAGACGCCCACTATTTGTGGGATATTTCCGAAGCGGAAAACAGTGTACCATGCAGCAATTTTTGGCGTTACCTTTTAGATACAAAAAATTGACTTTTTTTGCTATCTTTTTCGTTAATTAGGTGGTATACTGGTACTATTAAATATCTAAATTCGCTAAAATAATCGGCGGCAGCAACCGCCTTATTAATTGATTGTGAGGTACCACCATGTCCGTGTTTTTGTTCAAAATTCTGCCTCTTGTAGCCCTGTTGGTTTTAATTGCGGGCGTTGTACTCATATCCAAAGGTATCTCCAATGAAAACCATAAGATTCGTTTCATCGGCATGGGCTTGATTGTACTGTTTGTGCTTCTTCTGGTTTATATTGTTTTAATGGCTCTTGCCAGAACATGATTTAAAAAAATCTACCCAAACGAACAGGTTAATAACCGTATTTTTAAAGGCGATAATCGGATAGGTTATCGCCTTTTTTGTAATTATTAACGAAACCTTATGGGCGGTTTATGCGTAAGACTCAGCTATTAAAGCCATAAAATATTATTTAAATTAGGCGGAGATATAAAAAATGAGTACAAATAATAACATAGCTAAGCCAAAAAGGCGCTCAAAGCTGAGAGCAAAAATGGGTATGCTTTATTACGGGTTGTTGCGAAAATTGCTATGGATAAAGCTAAAGCCCGTATTTGCTGTAAAAAAAGCGGATGCCGCTTTGCCGTATCTGCATTTTTGCCACAAAACACCTCTGCTCAGAAAATTAAAAGATGTAGATATGTGGTACCAATACAATAAAATTATCAATCTGAAAATAGCCGTAAAACAGATAAACGGCATTGTGTTGCACCCGGGAGAGATTTTCAGTTTCTGGAAGCTGATTGGTAAACCAACCAAACACAAAGGTTATGTAAACGGCATGGTGCTCCGCAACGGCACATTTACTTCCGCAATCGGCGGCGGTTTGTGCCAGCTGTCGAACTTGATTTTTTGGATGACACTGCATACACCGTTAACGGTAACAGAACGGCACCGCCATGGGTATGATGTTTTCCCCGATTCAAACAGAACACAGCCGTTTGGAAGCGGTGCAACCTGCTTTTACCCTCACGGCGATTTAATGATTCACAATGATACACCGTATGATTTTCAACTGGTGGTCACTGTTACCGACAAGTATCTGGAGGGTAAGTGGTATTCTACAAAAGCACAAGATTATCGGTATAAAGTTACAGAGAGAAACCACGAGATGAAAGGGGAATATTGGGGAGGGTACAGCCGCCATAATGAGCTATACCGTGAAATATTTGATAAAAACGGGAATTATATCAGCGAAGAGTTTATTCTAAGCAACTCAGCTATTATGATGTATTCTCCGTTTTTATGTGACTCTGCCGACAAGCAAAGGTAATAGGGATATAAACATTCAGGGCATCATCATTTAAACGATGACGCCCTGAACACTTTTTTACAGTTCAAATGCACTTACAAATTAGAACGTCTTTTGTTCTACATCTGCACGGTTTTTTATGGTTTCCATCACCTGATCGAATTGCTCAAAATTCAGCGATTGAGCACCGTCACACAACGCTTCTTTGGGGTTGTTATGCACTTCAATCATCAAACCGTCTGCACCGATTGCAATTGCCGCTTTCGAAAGAGGCTCTACCAACCAAGGGATACCGGTGGCATGGCTTGGGTCAAAAATAACAGGCAGGTGCGAATAGCGCTTAATCAGCGGGATAGCGGTAAGGTCGGGGGTGTTGCGCGTCGCAGTTTCAAACGTTCTGATACCGCGCTCGCAAAGAATAATGTTGTTGTTTCCGCCTGCCATGATGTACTCGGCGCTCATCAAAAACTCTTCTATCGTATTGGCAAGCCCTCGTTTTAACAGGATGGGCTTGTCGCTGTGCCCCAGTTCTTTAAGCAGCTGAAAGTTTTGCATGTTGCGCGCACCCACCTGTATGATATCAACATCCGCAAACAGGTCGATATGTGTCTGGCTCATAATCTCGGTAACAATCGGCAAGCCTGTTACTTTTTTTGCCTCCAGCAGCAGCTTTAGCCCGTCAGCCTCCAAGCCTTGAAATGCGTAGGGGCTGGTGCGGGGTTTAAATGCGCCGCCGCGCAAAAACTGAGCACCGCTTTTTTTAATTTCCTGCGCTACACAAATAATCTGCTCTTCGCTTTCGACCGAGCACGGCCCTGCAATAACCGTAAAATTTCCCTCGCCTATTTTGCGCCCTTTTACCTCAACAATGGTATCCTGCGGGTGAAAACGGCGGTTTGCAGCCTTATAGGGTTCGGTAATGCGCTTAACAGTCTCTACAATTTCGTTTGCACAAATTGCATCCATATCCAGCCGCGATGTATCGCCTACCAAGCCTACGATGGTGGTTTGGGTTCCCTCGCTGTAATGGATGGCAAGCCCCAGTTTTTTGAAAGACTCGACCAATTGGTCGACCTTCTGTTTTTCGGGGTTCTTTTTCAATATCACGATCATGAGTGAAACACTCCTTATGCGGTAACCCGCTGTTCTTTATTCTATAGCTTTTATTATAACGCATAGTGTGTTAAAAAGAAAGCAAAATATTTTAACAAGTAAAAGCTTTAAATCGCTAAAACATCAGGCTGTAAAAAGGACGGTGCAGGCACTTTCTGCACCGTATCATCTTTGTGCTTACAAACATTAAGTACTGTGCCGTTCGCAATAGGCACTGCTTTTATGGGGCGCATTTTACTATTCGATTTCATCGATGGGCAATTTCTCTGCTTTTACCTTGGCAATGCGCCTATCTTCTACTTTTAGCACGGTAAATTCCACATCGTCAATCAGTATTTTTGGGTGCTCATCTTCCGACGGAATTCTGCCAAGAAGGTCTGTTATCAAACCGCCGAGGGTATCGTAATCCACATCATCGGGGATTTTTATTTTCATAAGACGTTCAATCTCTTCCAGCGAAATCGAGCCATCCAACGTAAAGATCGTGTCAGAAATGCGGTTAATCTCATCTTCCTCGTCGTCGTATTCGTCCTGCATATTGCCCACAATCGATTCCAACAAATCCTCCATAGTAACAACGCCGGACGTACCGCCGTATTCATCCACCACAATTGCCATCTGTACTTTTTTTGCCTTAAACTCCAAAAACAGCTCGCGGCAACGGTTGCTTTCGGGCACAAACAGCGCTTTTCTCATATAATTGCGCACATCAAAATCGGTAGGTACGTTGTCTTTCACCAAGGTAAGCAGGTCTTTCACATAAATAATGCCTTTAATATCGTCCAATGTATCTTCATACACAGGGATTCGCGAGTAACCTTCTTCCACCGCAAGGCGCACAAGTTCCTCAATGGTCACATCCACTTCAACGCCTGTCACTTCGGTGCGGTGCGTCATCACTTCGCCCGCTGTACGGTCATCAAATTCAAAGATGTTATTAATCATTTCTTTTTGGCTCTGCTCAATCACACCGCGCTCATTGCCCACATCCACCATCATGCGAATTTCTTCTTCGGTTACCTGCCCTTCGTCGGCGTTTGGGTCGATACCAAGCATGCGCACTATGCCGTTGGTGGTAGCAGAAAGCAGCATGACAAATGGTTTTTCCAGCTTGTAACACACATTCAGCGCGCCGGAAACTGCAAAAGCCACTTTATCGGGATATTGCATTGCAATACGCTTGGGCACCAGTTCGCCGAATACAATGGTAATAAACGAAAGCAAAATGGTAATTACGATGAGCGACACCATGCGGATAAGCGAAGCAGATACATTGGGAATGGATACCGCACCGACAATGATATCGGCAAACGTATCTGCCGCAACCGCAGATGCAAGCATACCCGAAAGCGTGATGCCCACTTGAATCGTGGATAAAAACTTACTGGGCTCTGCTGTAAGGCGAGCTAAAATTTTTGCTTTTTTATCGCCTTCTTCTGCCATA encodes:
- a CDS encoding hemolysin family protein is translated as MEDPGGNIWFYIGLLLFLILSNAFFAMSELAVIGLNDVKLARMAEEGDKKAKILARLTAEPSKFLSTIQVGITLSGMLASAVAADTFADIIVGAVSIPNVSASLIRMVSLIVITILLSFITIVFGELVPKRIAMQYPDKVAFAVSGALNVCYKLEKPFVMLLSATTNGIVRMLGIDPNADEGQVTEEEIRMMVDVGNERGVIEQSQKEMINNIFEFDDRTAGEVMTHRTEVTGVEVDVTIEELVRLAVEEGYSRIPVYEDTLDDIKGIIYVKDLLTLVKDNVPTDFDVRNYMRKALFVPESNRCRELFLEFKAKKVQMAIVVDEYGGTSGVVTMEDLLESIVGNMQDEYDDEEDEINRISDTIFTLDGSISLEEIERLMKIKIPDDVDYDTLGGLITDLLGRIPSEDEHPKILIDDVEFTVLKVEDRRIAKVKAEKLPIDEIE